One stretch of Armigeres subalbatus isolate Guangzhou_Male chromosome 2, GZ_Asu_2, whole genome shotgun sequence DNA includes these proteins:
- the LOC134216551 gene encoding mucin-6-like, which yields MEFDSDEDFFEAAGDPKTEALRKFIELYESLPVLWNCKHDSYKNKAAKNAALDKLVRVYQSVKTGATRADVTKKINSLRTNFRKELKRVVSSKRSGAGADEIYQPSSWLFEALQFLRNTEQPASHITESGKVADVVLRTSKVSNSSPPASHSRSSIITASTPRKKQRIVGPVQKQNEFLTIACKYLQQDASPSTEMPAIAKAWGEKLISLESRQRIFAEKAINDVLYEATLGNLTKTSAGVKHRTDTVSSIEVNNTSPCEDGITSYSESSVASTFGSVTVNKLSHRSSFGSRFDSISSNRESHHAAGFTPCSESSSDVNNNSLCGSYPGPTAGSKFGSTIWNREPHRQAGVTSPQNSSAGVNNTPPYETRNTPYPESPSASKFGPVTMNKMSHHESGVSSYPESSVGSKRVSIISNSIPPEVIESSHPTRSSAGSQIRSITMTGKLPRQVGFTTHAESSVRPYNASHSEEPSTGSKNDSIIANREPYRVAGFTPRLESSGDVNNNPPCRNEIISYPGSTAGSKFGSTLWNREPHRQAGVTSPQNSSAGVNNTPPYEFRNTPYPESPSAPKFGPVTMNRMSHHESDASSYPESSVGSKRVSIITNSIPSEEIESSPPTRSLAGSQFRSITMTGKPPRQVGLTTHAESSVRPYNTEPSTGSKNDSITSNREPHHAAGLTPHPESLRGVNNTPPCGNGIISHPGPSAGSKFGSINDPQPGFEFGSLPFNRKPPNDLFTPDPQSSAGASNASLYESQFASLPRSSAGSEFDLIAANMTQPSEAGFLPNSGSSASAIHISPREDTFSLNLGSSAGTMSSNRTDCVKLGTIVKNITTPYEAVSTTAPVSTTHEFGLPLSQRSSKGAKVQTKSDGPIATINPAKLSLRNVRFRKLPKTSTSVAYVSTSTNSISNPISSEDEIGKQSITSSDAKPGLTSAVKASNIMYPSNRNSKFAHPEPTPDAISEVTPKHHTSNPESPGATLTQHAETFLENESHSISKQHVSNHASLGPELELSEEPSVGAIQAGAKLSNFCCHQSSECQRH from the exons ATGGAGTTCGATAGCGacgaagatttttttgaagCTGCGGGTGATCCAAAAACCGAAGCTCTGAGAAAGTTTATTGAGCTATACGAATCTTTGCCAGTTTTGTGGAACTGTAAGCACGATAgttacaaaaataaagcagcTAAAAATGCCGCGCTGGATAAGCTTGTACGTGTTTACCAAAGCGTCAAAACTGGAGCTACTCGAGCGGATGTGACAAAGAAAATAAATTCTCTACGCACCAATTTCCGGAAAGAGTTAAAGCGGGTGGTATCTTCGAAGCGATCGGGAGCTGGAGCTGACGAAATTTATCAACCATCGTCTTGGTTGTTCGAGGCTCTGCAATTTCTCAGGAATACCGAACAACCGGCTTCACACATTACAGAGTCAGGAAAA GTAGCCGACGTTGTTTTGAGAACCTCGAAGGTATCCAACTCATCTCCACCAGCATCGCATTCACGATCTTCCATCATAACCGCTTCTACACCAAGAAAAAAGCAGCGCATTGTTGGACCTGTTCAAAAACAGAACGAATTTTTGACTATTGCATGCAAATATTTACAACAAGATGCGTCACCGTCCACGGAAATGCCGGCCATAGCGAAGGCATGGGGTGAAAAGCTAATCTCGCTTGAAAGTAGGCAACGAATATTTGCTGAGAAAGCCATCAATGATGTGTTATACGAGGCGACTCTGGGGAATTTGACCA AAACGTCAGCTGGTGTCAAGCACAGAACTGATACAGTATCGTCGATCGAAGTGAACAACACGTCACCGTGTGAAGATGGCATCACTTCGTACTCAGAATCCTCTGTCGCTTCCACGTTCGGGTCAGTTACTGTGAACAAGTTGTCGCATC GATCTTCGTTTGGTTccagatttgattcgatttcatCAAATAGGGAGTCCCATCATGCAGCTGGATTCACTCCGTGCTCAGAATCGTCGAGCGATGTGAACAATAATTCCCTCTGTGGTTCGTACCCAGGACCGACGGccggttccaaatttggttcgaCCATTTGGAATAGAGAGCCACATCGTCAAGCTGGAGTCACTTCTCCCCAGAACTCGTCAGCTGGTGTGAACAATACACCACCTTATGAAACTAGAAATACTCCGTACCCTGAATCACCATCCGCTTCCAAGTTCGGGCCAGTAACTATGAATAAGATGTCACATCACGAATCCGGTGTTTCTTCGTACCCAGAATCATCGGTTGGTTCCAAACGTGTATCTATCATTTCGAACAGCATCCCACCTGAAGTAATAGAATCCTCTCATCCAACTAGGTCGTCGGCCGGTTCACAAATTCGATCGATTACTATGACTGGGAAGCTACCTCGTCAAGTTGGATTCACTACGCACGCAGAATCGTCAGTCAGACCGTACAATGCATCACATTCCGAAG AACCATCGACTGGttccaaaaatgattcaattattgCGAATAGGGAGCCCTATCGTGTAGCTGGATTCACTCCGCGCTTAGAATCGTCGGGCGATGTGAACAATAATCCCCCTTGTAGAAATGAAATCATTTCGTACCCAGGATCGACGGCCGGTTCCAAATTCGGTTCGACCCTTTGGAATAGAGAGCCACATCGTCAAGCTGGAGTCACTTCTCCCCAAAACTCGTCAGCTGGTGTGAACAATACACCACCTTATGAATTTAGAAATACTCCGTACCCTGAATCACCATCCGCTCCCAAGTTCGGGCCAGTAACTATGAATAGGATGTCACACCATGAATCCGATGCTTCTTCGTACCCAGAATCGTCGGTCGGTTCCAAACGTGTGTCCATCATTACGAATAGCATCCCGTCTGAAGAAATAGAATCCTCTCCGCCAACTAGGTCGTTGGCCGGTTCACAATTTCGATCAATTACTATGACTGGGAAGCCACCTCGTCAAGTTGGATTAACTACGCACGCGGAATCGTCAGTCAGACCGTACAATACAG AACCATCGACTGGttccaaaaatgattcaattactTCGAATAGGGAGCCACATCATGCAGCTGGACTCACTCCGCACCCAGAATCGTTGCGCGGTGTGAACAATACACCACCCTGCGGAAATGGAATAATTTCGCACCCAGGGCCGTCGGCCGGTTCCAAATTTGGGTCGATAAAT GATCCTCAGCCGGGTTTCGAATTTGGGTCGCTTCCTTTTAACAGAAAGCCACCGAATGACCTATTTACTCCGGATCCGCAATCATCCGCCGGTGCTAGCAATGCATCACTATATGAAAGCCAATTCGCTTCTCTCCCAAGATCGTCGGCCGGTTCTGAGTTTGATTTGATCGCTGCGAATATGACGCAACCTAGCGAAGcaggattccttccgaattctggATCGTCGGCTAGTGCAATACACATTTCACCTCGCGAAGATACATTCAGTTTGAACTTAGGCTCGTCGGCTGGAACCATGTCGTCGAATCGTACGGATTGTGTCAAGCTTGGAACAATTGTAAAGAACATCACGACACCGTATGAAGCTGTATCAACAACAGCACCAGTATCAACGACACACGAATTTGGACTTCCACTTAGTCAAAGGTCGTCGAAAGGTGCCAAGGTTCAGACTAAATCCGATGGGCCAATAGCAACGATTAATCCTGCAAAATTATCACTACGGAATGTAAGGTTCAGAAAACTCCCTAAAACATCGACATCTGTCGCATATGTGTCCACTTCAACGAATTCCATATCTAATCCCATATCATCCGAAGATGAAATTGGAAAACAATCGATAACGTCTTCCGATGCCAAACCTGGTCTAACCTCGGCAGTAAAAGCCTCAAATATCATGTACCCGTCGAATCGCAATTCTAAATTCGCACATCCAGAGCCAACGCCCGATGCCATATCTGAAGTCACCCCAAAACATCACACGTCTAATCCCGAATCACCGGGAGCTACATTAACACAACACGCTGAAACCTTTCTCGAAAATGAATCACATTCCATCTCGAAACAACATGTATCCAACCATGCTTCGCTAGGACCTGAACTCGAACTGTCAGAAGAACCGTCGGTCGGTGCCATACAGGCGGGTGCTAAGCTGTCAAATTTTTGTTGCCACCAATCGAGCGAATGCCAACGGCACTAA